A genome region from Methylobacterium sp. FF17 includes the following:
- a CDS encoding ATPase domain-containing protein, with protein sequence MAKTPESRSKAALGVYGLDEILSGGFARDRLYLLEGSPGTGKTTIALKFLLEGARLGEKGLYITLSETEEELRDGAASHGWTLDERIKVFELAPPESLLDVEHQQSLLYSSDLELGESTKAVFQAIETERPARVVLDSLSEIRLLAGSSLRYRRQILALKHYFARQGATVLMLDDLTADTLDKTVHSIAHGVIRLEEQAPEYGAERRRLRVVKYRGQAFRGGYHDLSIKPGGVTVYPRLVALEHKTHFARTAMTSGIPELDELVGGGIEQGSSTLILGPAGTGKSLLAIQFALAAIARGERAALFAFDEEIGLLFGRMRAMGIDLAAHQEAGSLFIEQVDAAELSPGEFSHRVRACIDQHAVRTVVIDSLNGYQAAMPEENALILHIHELLQYLNRQGASTFLTVAQHGLVGDMKSPVDITYLADTVVLLRYFEATGRVRRAISVIKKRTGYHEDTIRECRITERGLRIGPVLESFRGVLRGVPTLVGTEQDPSGIERG encoded by the coding sequence ATGGCCAAGACTCCTGAATCCCGGTCGAAGGCGGCCCTCGGCGTCTACGGCCTCGATGAGATCCTCAGCGGCGGTTTTGCCCGCGACCGGCTCTACCTGCTGGAGGGGAGCCCCGGCACCGGCAAGACCACCATCGCGCTCAAATTCCTGCTGGAAGGCGCCCGCCTCGGGGAAAAGGGCCTCTACATCACGCTGTCGGAGACCGAGGAGGAGTTGCGCGACGGCGCCGCCTCGCACGGCTGGACACTCGACGAGCGGATCAAGGTGTTCGAGCTCGCCCCTCCGGAGAGCCTGCTCGACGTCGAGCACCAGCAGAGCCTCCTCTACTCCTCCGACCTCGAACTCGGGGAGAGCACCAAGGCGGTGTTCCAGGCGATCGAGACCGAGCGGCCGGCCCGCGTCGTCCTCGACAGCCTGTCGGAGATCCGGCTCCTGGCCGGCAGCTCCCTGCGCTACCGCCGGCAGATCCTGGCGCTCAAGCACTACTTCGCCCGCCAGGGTGCGACGGTGCTGATGCTCGACGACCTCACCGCCGACACCCTGGACAAGACCGTGCACAGCATCGCGCACGGCGTCATCCGCCTGGAGGAGCAGGCTCCGGAATACGGCGCCGAGCGGCGCCGGCTGCGCGTGGTGAAGTATCGCGGACAGGCGTTCCGCGGCGGCTACCACGACCTCTCGATCAAGCCCGGCGGCGTCACGGTCTATCCCCGGCTGGTCGCCCTGGAGCACAAGACCCACTTCGCCCGCACCGCGATGACGAGCGGCATCCCCGAGCTCGACGAGTTGGTCGGGGGCGGGATCGAGCAGGGCTCGAGCACGCTGATCCTGGGCCCGGCCGGCACGGGCAAGTCGCTCCTGGCGATCCAGTTCGCCCTGGCGGCGATTGCGCGGGGCGAGCGGGCCGCCCTGTTCGCGTTCGACGAGGAGATCGGCCTGCTGTTCGGGCGCATGCGCGCCATGGGCATCGACCTCGCCGCCCATCAGGAGGCGGGATCCCTGTTCATCGAGCAGGTCGATGCCGCCGAACTCTCGCCCGGCGAGTTCAGTCACCGGGTCCGGGCCTGCATCGACCAGCACGCCGTGAGGACCGTGGTGATCGACAGCCTCAACGGCTACCAGGCCGCGATGCCGGAGGAGAACGCCCTCATCCTGCACATTCACGAATTGCTGCAGTACCTGAACCGGCAGGGGGCCTCGACCTTCCTCACCGTGGCCCAGCATGGGCTCGTGGGCGACATGAAGTCGCCGGTGGACATCACCTACCTCGCCGACACCGTCGTCCTGCTCCGGTACTTCGAGGCCACGGGCCGCGTCCGGCGGGCGATCTCGGTGATCAAGAAGCGCACCGGCTACCACGAGGATACCATCCGCGAGTGCCGGATCACGGAGCGGGGCCTGCGCATCGGCCCCGTGCTGGAGAGCTTCCGGGGGGTGCTGCGCGGGGTCCCCACCCTCGTCGGCACCGAGCAGGATCCCTCGGGCATCGAGCGGGGCTGA
- a CDS encoding sensor histidine kinase gives MPRSTVSSERALILAPFGRDATIAGALLTEAGLTFAICRDLGDLLAGMVAGAGLVLLTEEAAGIADLGPVNRWIAAQPPWSDLPFILLTTRGGGPERNPKAKHLSETLGNVTFLERPFHPTTLISLVRTALRGRRRQYEARARLVDLHAGEQRLRGALAAEKRSADHQRLLIDELNHRVKNTLATVQSIATQTLRNAATTEDARDALETRLLALSRAHDVLTRENWEGADLSDIIAQAIAPYDPQDGGRFRVGGPDVRLLPRTALALAMALQELATNAVKYGALSSPAGHVEIAWTMGADDPKPRLNLRWSEKGGPTVVMPKRRGFGSRLIERNLARDLDGKVEIAFVPQGVTCTVNAPLR, from the coding sequence ATGCCGAGAAGTACCGTCAGTTCCGAACGGGCGCTGATCCTGGCCCCCTTCGGGCGGGATGCGACCATCGCGGGCGCGCTCCTCACCGAGGCCGGGCTCACCTTCGCGATCTGCCGCGACCTCGGCGACCTGCTCGCCGGCATGGTGGCGGGCGCCGGCCTGGTTCTCCTGACCGAGGAAGCCGCCGGAATTGCGGACCTGGGCCCGGTCAATCGCTGGATCGCGGCGCAGCCTCCCTGGTCGGACCTGCCCTTCATCCTCCTCACCACGCGGGGCGGCGGACCGGAGCGCAACCCGAAGGCCAAGCACCTGTCGGAGACGCTCGGCAACGTCACCTTCCTGGAGCGCCCCTTCCATCCCACCACGCTCATCAGCCTGGTGCGCACGGCCCTGCGCGGACGCCGGCGCCAATACGAGGCCCGGGCCCGCCTCGTGGACCTCCACGCGGGCGAGCAGCGCCTGCGCGGGGCGCTCGCGGCGGAGAAGCGCAGCGCCGATCACCAGCGCCTGCTCATCGACGAGTTGAACCACCGGGTGAAGAACACGCTGGCGACCGTCCAGTCGATCGCGACGCAGACCCTGCGCAACGCGGCCACCACGGAGGACGCCCGGGATGCCCTCGAGACCCGGCTGCTCGCCCTCTCGCGGGCCCACGACGTGCTGACGCGCGAGAACTGGGAGGGCGCCGACCTCTCGGACATCATCGCGCAGGCGATCGCACCCTACGACCCGCAGGATGGCGGCCGCTTCCGGGTGGGGGGACCCGACGTCCGGCTGCTTCCCCGGACGGCCCTGGCCCTCGCGATGGCCCTGCAGGAACTGGCCACCAACGCGGTGAAGTACGGCGCCCTGTCGAGCCCGGCCGGGCATGTCGAGATCGCCTGGACGATGGGTGCGGACGATCCGAAGCCCCGGCTCAACCTGCGCTGGAGCGAGAAGGGCGGCCCGACGGTCGTGATGCCGAAGCGGCGCGGGTTCGGCTCGCGCCTCATCGAGCGCAACCTCGCCCGCGACCTCGACGGGAAGGTCGAGATCGCTTTCGTGCCCCAGGGCGTCACCTGCACGGTGAATGCTCCGCTGCGCTGA
- a CDS encoding TonB-dependent receptor family protein, with amino-acid sequence MKRGVFRRRIGPGSGLAVERFPITLRRGAAPSLRSEGLTRVLAALLVVGLGDTAVRAQNAAGRVVLEELSVTGEGGGTPARTDGGVPFGVAAPPGSAPSVIENPVGQVVGTVGRAGTITDRPATNIGAVLLDSPGVTVRPGSGGRDVVISIRGSNARSTAVIRNMVVLEDGFILTQPDGASRFDLVDPRAYSRIDVFQGPQSALFGNYATGGALAFRTRTGREIDGVEVGTDAGSFGYLSNSFTVGGASGPFEISLFASDARARGYQDHAAYDTQTVNLLASYTPSPDTRLTLKVINNVVHADLPARASLNQYRINPYQRGCALAATAASGCTLTNLLVNGAFGATVPVTAAQGAFGRDDRRTIVAARLEHDIDAQTTWRVQLGFDERNFDQPFYTSAFRGSYPSWNLITDLTRRHALFGLPATGYVALAYNTIDNHVTTFNRVLGDGPALGAQIGDQRGEQSNLGGRAREEVALSETWTGVLGISATRTLITGRNLAFATSPAGRTTSVTDARRDIRNVAPEAALVYRPSDAWAFRGRVATGYATPTGSNLFVTPAGLPGNNTGLQTQENLGFDLGFDWTPTETLRFSVTGFQEFFRNELVSQSPGGGRLSYFVNAPASEHHGVEVGADWAFAPGWRGVLAYTFDAQTYTRYIEQLSAGPFTVRLDRAGKSLPGVPAHQLLARIGYDQVGGPLDGLGAFVEAVAQDGVFIDNGNQLRVPGYAILNANLHYATELTGGYARRLTLYAEVRNLLDTTSVASAQTLTSSLNRATGLPNGAGLLAATTGSILPGAPRSLMTGMKLAF; translated from the coding sequence ATGAAACGCGGCGTGTTCCGCCGTCGGATAGGGCCGGGGAGCGGACTGGCGGTGGAGCGCTTCCCGATCACGTTGCGACGCGGCGCGGCCCCGAGCCTCCGGTCCGAGGGACTCACCCGCGTCCTCGCCGCCCTGCTCGTCGTCGGTCTCGGAGACACCGCCGTCCGGGCGCAGAATGCGGCCGGTCGCGTCGTGCTGGAGGAACTCTCCGTGACCGGGGAGGGCGGCGGAACGCCCGCCCGCACCGACGGAGGGGTGCCGTTCGGGGTCGCCGCGCCGCCCGGCTCGGCGCCGAGCGTCATCGAGAACCCCGTGGGCCAGGTGGTCGGCACGGTCGGACGCGCCGGCACCATCACCGACCGCCCGGCCACGAACATCGGCGCGGTCCTCCTCGACAGTCCCGGCGTCACCGTCCGGCCCGGGAGCGGCGGGCGCGACGTGGTCATCTCGATCCGGGGCAGCAATGCCCGCTCCACGGCGGTCATCCGCAACATGGTGGTGCTGGAGGACGGCTTCATCCTGACCCAGCCCGACGGCGCCTCGCGCTTCGACCTCGTGGATCCCCGCGCCTACAGCCGCATCGACGTGTTCCAGGGGCCGCAATCGGCCCTGTTCGGCAACTACGCCACCGGCGGCGCGCTCGCCTTCCGCACCCGCACCGGCCGCGAGATCGACGGCGTCGAGGTCGGCACCGACGCGGGCAGCTTCGGGTATCTCAGCAACTCTTTCACGGTCGGCGGCGCCAGCGGCCCGTTCGAGATCAGCCTGTTCGCCAGCGACGCCCGCGCGCGCGGCTACCAGGACCATGCCGCCTACGACACGCAGACGGTGAACCTGCTGGCGAGCTACACCCCGAGCCCGGACACCCGCCTGACCCTGAAGGTCATCAACAACGTGGTGCATGCGGACCTGCCCGCCCGCGCCTCGCTGAACCAGTACCGGATCAACCCCTACCAGCGCGGTTGCGCCCTGGCGGCGACGGCCGCGTCCGGCTGCACCCTGACGAACCTGCTCGTCAACGGCGCCTTCGGGGCCACCGTGCCGGTCACCGCCGCGCAGGGCGCCTTCGGGCGCGACGACCGCCGCACCATCGTGGCGGCGCGGCTCGAGCACGACATCGACGCGCAGACCACCTGGCGCGTGCAGCTCGGCTTCGACGAGCGCAACTTCGACCAGCCCTTCTACACGTCGGCCTTTCGCGGCTCGTACCCGTCCTGGAACCTCATCACCGACCTCACCCGGCGCCACGCGCTGTTCGGACTTCCCGCCACCGGCTACGTGGCGCTCGCCTACAACACCATCGACAACCACGTCACCACCTTCAACCGGGTGCTGGGCGACGGGCCGGCGCTCGGCGCTCAGATCGGCGATCAGCGGGGCGAGCAGTCCAACCTCGGCGGCCGGGCCCGCGAGGAGGTCGCGCTCTCGGAGACATGGACGGGGGTGCTCGGGATCAGCGCGACGCGGACCCTCATCACCGGCCGCAACCTTGCCTTCGCCACTTCCCCGGCGGGCCGGACCACGTCCGTGACCGACGCCCGGCGCGACATCCGCAACGTCGCGCCGGAGGCCGCCCTGGTCTACCGGCCGAGCGACGCATGGGCGTTCCGGGGGCGGGTGGCGACGGGCTACGCCACGCCGACGGGCAGCAACCTGTTCGTGACCCCCGCCGGCCTGCCGGGCAACAACACCGGGCTCCAGACCCAGGAGAACCTCGGTTTCGACCTTGGCTTCGACTGGACGCCGACCGAGACCTTGCGCTTCAGCGTCACCGGCTTCCAGGAGTTCTTCCGCAACGAACTCGTCTCGCAATCGCCCGGGGGCGGGCGCCTGAGCTACTTCGTCAATGCGCCGGCTTCCGAGCACCACGGCGTCGAGGTCGGGGCGGACTGGGCCTTCGCGCCGGGCTGGCGCGGGGTGCTCGCCTACACCTTCGACGCGCAGACCTATACCCGCTACATCGAGCAACTCAGCGCCGGGCCCTTCACCGTGCGCCTCGACAGGGCGGGCAAATCCCTACCCGGCGTGCCCGCCCACCAGCTCCTGGCCCGGATCGGCTACGATCAGGTCGGCGGCCCCCTCGATGGTCTCGGCGCCTTCGTGGAAGCGGTGGCCCAGGACGGTGTCTTCATCGACAACGGCAACCAACTGCGGGTGCCGGGCTACGCGATCCTCAACGCCAACCTGCACTACGCCACCGAACTGACCGGCGGCTACGCCCGGCGCCTCACCCTCTACGCGGAGGTGCGCAACCTCCTCGACACCACTTCCGTGGCCTCGGCCCAGACCCTCACCAGTTCCCTCAACCGCGCCACGGGCCTGCCGAACGGCGCCGGCCTCCTCGCCGCCACCACCGGCTCCATCCTGCCGGGGGCGCCGCGCAGCCTCATGACGGGCATGAAGCTCGCCTTCTGA
- a CDS encoding ABC transporter permease produces MSDRPRSPAFYALAAFFALFVAFLYGPTLTILVLSFQGPQGGLTFPMNGVSTHWFGKLWAGLGIVDIWGALWRSLRLGLVVMGLTVVIAFFAGLAFRKRFRGEGALFTVAVASLIVPSIVVSLGIGLEFRLLDEAVKWAAETTGWGWLQEHGTLMGLYTSALGAHLTWTLPFGLLIMFAVFNRFDPAYEEAARDLGATGPQTLRHVVVPILGPSLVGVALFGFTLSFDELARTSQAIGGRNTLPLELQGLTTTVTTPEIYALGTLTTGMSLAVIATALGASLYLQRRRARAGLRLG; encoded by the coding sequence GTGAGCGACCGCCCCCGCTCCCCCGCCTTCTACGCGCTCGCGGCGTTCTTCGCCCTCTTCGTGGCCTTCCTGTACGGGCCGACCCTGACCATCCTGGTGCTGAGCTTCCAGGGCCCGCAGGGCGGGCTCACCTTCCCGATGAACGGGGTCTCGACACACTGGTTCGGCAAGCTCTGGGCGGGGCTCGGCATCGTCGACATCTGGGGCGCCCTGTGGCGCTCCCTGCGCCTCGGCCTCGTGGTGATGGGGCTCACCGTCGTCATCGCGTTCTTCGCGGGCCTCGCCTTCCGCAAGCGCTTCCGCGGCGAGGGCGCGCTGTTCACGGTGGCGGTGGCGAGCCTGATCGTGCCCTCCATCGTGGTCTCCCTCGGCATCGGCCTCGAATTCCGCCTCCTCGACGAGGCGGTGAAGTGGGCCGCCGAGACCACCGGCTGGGGCTGGCTGCAGGAGCACGGCACGCTGATGGGGCTCTACACCTCGGCGCTCGGCGCGCACCTGACCTGGACGCTGCCCTTCGGCCTCCTCATCATGTTCGCGGTCTTCAACCGGTTCGACCCCGCCTACGAGGAGGCCGCCCGCGACCTCGGCGCCACCGGCCCCCAGACCCTGCGCCACGTGGTGGTGCCGATCCTCGGGCCCTCCCTCGTCGGCGTCGCCCTTTTCGGCTTCACCCTGTCCTTCGACGAGCTCGCCCGCACCAGCCAGGCCATCGGCGGCCGCAACACCCTGCCGCTGGAACTCCAGGGCCTGACCACGACGGTGACGACGCCGGAGATCTATGCGCTGGGCACCCTCACCACGGGCATGTCGCTGGCGGTGATCGCCACGGCCCTCGGGGCGAGCCTCTACCTGCAGCGCCGCAGGGCCAGGGCCGGGCTCCGCCTCGGCTGA
- a CDS encoding ABC transporter permease, with product MTDIALPALAEAPVQAPSASLTARMRRTRALAYLQAAPLALVFLVFFVVPLALTLMVSVWEYNEYEIIPAFTLQNYRDVFEGCLNTTEACTTVRTYLSTLKFCALTWVCTLLIGFTVAYFVAFHVRSKTMQMALFLVCTIPFWTSNVIRMISWIPLLGRNGLVNDTLMGMGLIKAPIEGLLYSDFSVVLAFVHLNTVFMIVPIFNSMARIDRSLIEAAYDAGASGWQTLWNVVVPLAKPGIAIGSIFVITLVMGDFVTVGVMGGQQIASVGKVIQVQMSALQLPAAAANAVVLLGAVMLMIVAMTRLIDLRKEL from the coding sequence ATGACCGACATCGCCCTCCCCGCCCTCGCGGAGGCGCCCGTCCAGGCTCCGTCCGCCAGCCTCACGGCCAGGATGCGGCGCACCCGCGCCCTGGCCTATCTCCAGGCCGCGCCCCTGGCGCTGGTGTTCCTCGTGTTCTTCGTGGTGCCCCTGGCGCTGACCCTGATGGTCAGCGTCTGGGAGTACAACGAGTACGAGATCATCCCGGCCTTCACGCTGCAGAACTACCGCGACGTGTTCGAGGGCTGCCTCAACACGACCGAGGCCTGCACCACCGTGCGGACCTACCTCTCGACCCTGAAGTTCTGCGCCCTGACCTGGGTCTGCACCCTGCTCATCGGGTTCACGGTGGCGTACTTCGTCGCCTTCCACGTGCGCTCCAAGACGATGCAGATGGCGCTGTTCCTCGTCTGCACGATCCCGTTCTGGACCTCGAACGTGATCCGGATGATTTCGTGGATCCCGCTGCTCGGCCGCAACGGGCTCGTCAACGACACGCTGATGGGGATGGGCCTCATCAAGGCGCCGATCGAGGGCCTGCTCTATTCCGACTTCTCGGTGGTGCTCGCCTTCGTGCACCTCAACACGGTCTTCATGATCGTGCCGATCTTCAACAGCATGGCGCGCATCGACCGCTCGCTGATCGAGGCGGCCTACGATGCCGGCGCCAGCGGCTGGCAGACCCTGTGGAACGTGGTGGTGCCGCTGGCCAAGCCCGGCATCGCCATCGGGTCGATCTTCGTGATCACCCTGGTGATGGGCGACTTCGTCACCGTGGGCGTCATGGGCGGCCAGCAGATCGCCTCGGTGGGCAAGGTCATCCAGGTGCAGATGTCGGCCCTGCAGCTGCCGGCGGCGGCCGCCAACGCGGTGGTGCTGCTCGGCGCCGTGATGCTGATGATCGTCGCCATGACCCGGCTCATCGACCTGCGCAAGGAACTCTGA
- a CDS encoding ABC transporter substrate-binding protein — translation MTTTIKLSRRTLLQGAGATGLALGAGPITGFPNVIAAEPVTLRYLGTAVNQSGDIARKVKEDLGITIEYIPVVTDEVTKRVVTQPNSFDLLDTEFFSLKKLIPSGNIQGMDARRIKQADNITPVFTKGEVGGKKIGDQGTAPKKVFYLEGQNSKNFAGSATEWITLIPTTYNADTLGIRPDLIKRPISSWKELLNPEFKGKASILNIPSIGIMDAAMVIEATGDYTYPDKGNMTKAEIDRTIKLLIEAKRAGQFRAFWQDFNESVNLMASGETVIQSMWSPAVTKVRSQGVACTYQPLKEGYRAWATGFGLPKTLTGRKLDAAYDFINWFLSGWAGAYLNRQGYYSAVLETAKSHMEPYEWAYWMEGKPAEKDIKGPDGGVLEKAGATRDGGSFETRMGSVACWNAVMDENTYMVRKWNEFIAA, via the coding sequence CCCTGCGCTACCTCGGCACCGCCGTGAACCAGTCCGGCGACATTGCCCGCAAGGTGAAGGAGGATCTCGGCATCACCATCGAGTACATCCCCGTCGTCACCGACGAGGTGACGAAGCGCGTGGTGACGCAGCCGAACTCGTTCGACCTCCTCGACACGGAGTTCTTCAGCCTCAAGAAGCTGATCCCCTCGGGCAACATCCAAGGCATGGATGCCCGCCGGATCAAGCAGGCCGACAACATCACCCCGGTCTTCACCAAGGGCGAGGTCGGCGGCAAGAAGATCGGCGACCAGGGCACGGCGCCGAAGAAGGTGTTCTACCTCGAAGGTCAGAACTCGAAGAACTTCGCCGGGTCGGCCACCGAGTGGATCACCCTGATCCCCACCACCTACAACGCCGACACGCTGGGCATCCGCCCCGACCTGATCAAGCGCCCGATCTCGAGCTGGAAGGAACTCCTGAACCCCGAGTTCAAGGGCAAGGCCTCGATCCTCAACATCCCGTCGATCGGCATCATGGATGCCGCCATGGTGATCGAGGCGACCGGCGACTACACCTATCCCGACAAGGGCAACATGACGAAGGCGGAGATCGACCGCACCATCAAGCTGCTGATCGAGGCCAAGCGCGCCGGCCAGTTCCGCGCCTTCTGGCAGGACTTCAACGAATCCGTGAACCTGATGGCGTCCGGCGAGACCGTGATCCAGTCGATGTGGTCGCCCGCCGTCACCAAGGTGCGCTCCCAGGGCGTCGCCTGCACCTACCAGCCCCTCAAGGAGGGCTACCGGGCCTGGGCTACGGGCTTCGGCCTGCCCAAGACCCTGACGGGCCGCAAGCTCGACGCGGCCTACGACTTCATCAACTGGTTCCTGTCCGGCTGGGCCGGCGCCTACCTCAACCGCCAGGGCTACTACTCGGCGGTGCTGGAGACGGCCAAATCCCACATGGAGCCCTACGAGTGGGCCTACTGGATGGAGGGCAAGCCCGCCGAGAAGGACATCAAGGGTCCGGATGGCGGCGTGCTCGAGAAGGCCGGCGCCACCCGCGACGGCGGCTCCTTCGAGACCCGCATGGGCTCCGTCGCCTGCTGGAACGCCGTGATGGACGAGAACACCTACATGGTCCGCAAGTGGAACGAGTTCATCGCCGCGTGA